The Flavobacterium jumunjinense genome includes a region encoding these proteins:
- a CDS encoding DNA topoisomerase subunit B translates to MKEKYTADDIKSLDGGSHVRMRPEMYFEKCYTEQSLNSIVFEVLCHAFDEYLDGNCTEIKLSFSNDSFIVEYNTGISLKNSKNEDTTYAEIIMTKIMACSNLKKHLAVGEEFCNLGLATINFASEYCELTTVSENKKGIFQFKKGVLKTKKIELFESETTWTKIHIKPDPSLFKGLHFTSDGIHSKAEEIKTKMDKLDFLIEDITK, encoded by the coding sequence ATGAAAGAAAAATATACTGCGGATGACATAAAATCTTTAGATGGAGGATCTCATGTAAGAATGAGACCTGAAATGTATTTTGAAAAATGTTATACTGAACAATCGCTCAACTCGATTGTATTTGAAGTACTTTGTCATGCTTTTGATGAATATTTAGATGGTAATTGTACAGAAATAAAACTGAGTTTTAGTAATGATTCTTTTATTGTGGAATATAATACAGGAATATCTCTTAAAAACAGTAAAAACGAAGACACTACATATGCCGAAATAATCATGACTAAAATTATGGCTTGTTCCAATTTAAAAAAACATTTGGCAGTTGGAGAAGAATTTTGCAATTTAGGTTTAGCCACAATCAATTTCGCATCTGAATACTGCGAACTTACTACGGTTTCTGAAAATAAAAAAGGGATTTTTCAGTTTAAAAAAGGAGTACTAAAAACAAAAAAAATAGAACTTTTTGAAAGTGAAACCACTTGGACAAAAATTCATATTAAACCAGATCCTTCTTTGTTTAAAGGTTTGCACTTCACTTCTGATGGAATTCACTCAAAAGCAGAAGAAATTAAAACCAAAATGGACAAGCTCGATTTTTTAATTGAAGATATTACTAAATAA
- a CDS encoding sulfurtransferase, with protein sequence MKQQLSPLITATELLTLHQTASIILIDASNGKNAYDNYLESHFQGALFVDLNTQLTDIKEDLAVGGRHPLPTLEQFSKVLSSLGITPESHVVVYDDKNGANAAARFWWMMKAVGHEKVQVLNGGKTTAEAIGFPLAKGIENAEKVGLYPVTNWLLPQVITDEVEKATINPDAIIIDVRETARYKGHVEPLDLIAGHIPNAVNVPFSSNLDENGLFLTPSLLKEKYETVFQDIPVENRIVHCGSGVTACHTLLAIASAGLEIPNLYVGSWSEWSRNSKDVVTDE encoded by the coding sequence ATGAAACAACAACTCTCACCACTCATAACCGCAACCGAACTCCTAACTTTACACCAAACGGCATCTATCATCTTAATAGATGCAAGTAATGGTAAAAATGCATATGACAACTATTTAGAAAGTCATTTTCAAGGTGCTCTGTTTGTCGATTTGAATACGCAATTGACAGACATCAAAGAAGACCTTGCTGTTGGAGGTCGTCATCCTTTGCCCACTTTAGAACAATTTTCAAAAGTACTTTCCAGTTTAGGGATTACTCCTGAAAGTCATGTTGTGGTTTATGATGATAAAAATGGAGCGAATGCAGCGGCTCGTTTTTGGTGGATGATGAAAGCAGTTGGTCATGAAAAAGTACAGGTTTTAAATGGTGGAAAAACTACTGCTGAAGCAATTGGTTTTCCATTGGCGAAAGGAATTGAAAACGCGGAAAAAGTGGGACTTTATCCTGTAACGAATTGGCTATTACCTCAAGTTATAACAGACGAAGTAGAAAAAGCAACTATAAATCCTGATGCTATTATTATTGATGTTAGAGAAACGGCTCGTTACAAAGGTCATGTAGAACCTTTGGATTTAATTGCAGGTCATATTCCGAATGCTGTGAATGTTCCTTTTTCGAGTAATTTGGATGAAAATGGTTTGTTTTTGACTCCTTCCCTATTAAAAGAAAAATACGAAACGGTTTTTCAAGATATTCCTGTCGAAAATCGTATTGTGCATTGCGGTTCTGGAGTTACAGCTTGTCATACACTTTTAGCAATTGCCAGTGCTGGTTTGGAAATTCCAAACTTGTATGTGGGTTCGTGGAGTGAATGGTCGAGAAATAGTAAAGATGTTGTAACGGATGAATAA